One window of Plasmodium berghei ANKA genome assembly, chromosome: 5 genomic DNA carries:
- a CDS encoding PHAX domain-containing protein, putative has protein sequence MSIENKVKEEIVKNIEEKNTSINDNTVVANDNGKKKDVNGSHEKLKNPKVCSNNEKSNNNTTNCVTKNYQKVEGKDVVKGDQNSHKITIDETGNNTNKIAIEGKIKKEQNKNTMILNTGSKKGNNTQGNLYTNKNVNNNSVRNNNTNNKNNGFYKKNNKEPSKNTLKKKNSESNNKNSLLNEEKKDDILGDKINEDNTKKNKKINKKKEKHNNTNNEQLKKDIDAAKGSVNNITKVTDNNNDNINSNENETITTAISIESNGIEGKNIGKKSLKKYNNKAQASKNISTSDLNVWTQQMSDGKKKKGLNMNEKTKDKKINFQKNKNTNFNNNTNHKVYNMKNGNLNKDSFNYASSSILANNFNTNNQIINSYYMDIMNNSMENNFVQMSNGEDNKCNDKNKHAYLNYMYNPLDVYNLNKCYYFQYPDATFNNMNNCGYYGNDSQKNILMGNMMKLQGAYNMNGMHYNNYINNISQASNYNGNNNNGYNTVGKNNKNTYKQNFLNYRLNKHISYDSGKKMNKDNSDLPQNKKEKLNNNICIDQGNIEKEQKSVTLNKEKEQNDLNKNTCIKIKKKYTKNNASMKSSYHTNNPDYRNNNGTEMQLNNLNGLWNMKMNRNDLNYMLPYQNIVYPNNPYHDIANMGTNIYRKYNTHQILKTKNENKNKNTAANRNIGEKYVMNKQNNATLNEKEKNGQQDTSTEKGKIPNLEVNKEIHKFIDYCVKNYGNKYLMNVLNEFSSNHINDNTEELSKIFKININSENLNAIASIENDEKEKFSFLSNDNNMDKNVEKNIEEIFDESNKNIIEDYDKLNKLLNENKNDKSKEENQNNRNVEDTKQDKEISKQMDTEKIENETKVDTSCGNNMFVENNKMNITIPPGLGLPDINRALLHGAYLDNITVVRKCLEKVADINYYDKIGRRALHYACAGGYYDICELLIKNGAKVNVSDYKNWTPLHIAVTKMHKDITELLLKNNANINALLPHSLSPNRGNTTASMCIHFAAIKGNKDITKLLLKYGAKINDTDLSNRTALHYAAYRNNSDYLKFLIYDEKADINIFDVHNRLPIHSACLGGVLENVKILAKNKSFIQKKDIYNMSPLDIARIKKFKDIKKFLTKYVNENFNPNDPNGFLNEKMGPIKADNVDEKKEYVKISESENNKNEQNTSIESKKNEDIDKKDIEEGTKNAHSDAINSLEIVDENKMDPKELYNDNKMIKDILTTTISTILKERNKDQIKRVVDALGVYISLSLLEKTILIQNYGGIELANKQGKRTTGGIFFYLIKYMYKNDIISKFKYDYIVEEEKEKKKTYRKIKKKILQEEENVKENRKTNVNISEHNNLNVKKDRKEYNKNNENISTSMKKKQNKKNNFAQNGKKKGILKNNSNQGQENTNKNYSKLKELAEKNDKNVEEKKNNVQTHNDNNKLESKPRVTLITTTVDNNNNNDSNNGKFNLSNYNYTLKQNKESKTTLHNNKNKLNEFVENNEQNESEVSNNKNVFVLNDTPISGNEYKKKKKNSKNKNKNNNKKNKMNQQAMNLNNNSINNNTNDAAKGHMKPHYGHFVQNSYYNFRDFHGMQNASKKFYHINNTGNKNYNFNHNNNFINGKNIKKTNNFNKDVMHYQNNLISYLSNLQNAVYDYMGNEKYNYNNYLNNQNMHLMNTPYKLYGNNNPKIMLNEMDYHYYNGYP, from the coding sequence ATGAGCATAGAAAACAAAGTAAAAGAGGAAATCGTAAAAAAcattgaagaaaaaaatacgagtataaatgataatactGTAGTTGCAAATGATAatggtaaaaaaaaagatgtGAATGGTTCTCACGAAAAGCTTAAAAATCCCAAAGTATGCagtaataatgaaaaatcgAATAATAATACCACCAATTGCGTAActaaaaattatcaaaagGTTGAAGGTAAAGACGTAGTAAAGGGTGATCAAAATTCACATAAAATTACAATTGACGAAACAGGTAATAACACTAATAAAATAGCAATAGaaggaaaaataaagaaagaacaaaataaaaatactatGATTCTAAATACTGGAAGCAAAAAAGGTAATAATACCCAAGGAAATCTTTATACGAAcaaaaatgttaataataatagtgtTAGAAATAACAACACTaataataagaataatggattttataaaaaaaacaataaagaACCAAGTAAAAACACtttgaagaaaaagaattccgaaagtaataataaaaacagtTTATTAAATGAAGAGAAAAAGGATGATATTTTAGGAGACAAAATTAACGAAGATAATAcgaagaaaaataaaaaaataaataaaaaaaaggaaaaacacaataatacaaataatgaGCAATTAAAGAAAGACATTGATGCAGCTAAAGGTAgtgtaaataatattactaAGGTGACAGATAATAACAATGACAATATTAATAgcaatgaaaatgaaacgATTACAACGGCAATTAGTATTGAAAGTAACGGCATtgaaggaaaaaatattgggaaaaaaagtttaaaaaaatataataataaagcaCAAGCTAGCAAGAATATTTCAACTAGTGATCTTAATGTATGGACACAACAAATGTCAGAtggaaagaaaaaaaaaggattaaatatgaatgaaaaaacaaaagacaaaaaaataaattttcagaaaaataagaataccaattttaataataacacTAATCACAAAgtttataatatgaaaaatggcaatttaaataaagataGTTTTAATTATGCATCTTCAAGCATTTTAgctaataattttaatacaaataatcaaataattaatagTTATTATATGGATATAATGAACAATTCGATGGAAAACAACTTTGTGCAAATGTCAAATGGAGAAGATAATAAATGTAATGATAAAAACAAGCatgcatatttaaattatatgtataatccTTTAGatgtttataatttaaataaatgctattattttcaataccCAGATGCAACATTTAACAATATGAATAATTGTGGATACTATGGAAATGATTCCCAAAAGAACATTTTAATGGGGAATATGATGAAACTACAAGGAGCATACAATATGAATGGTATGCATtacaataattatataaataacattaGCCAAGCTAGCAATTACAATggaaacaataataatggaTATAATACTGTAgggaaaaataataaaaatacatataaacaaaattttttaaattatcgATTAAATAAGCATATATCCTATGATAGtgggaaaaaaatgaataaagaCAATTCAGATTTAccacaaaataaaaaagaaaaattgaataataatatatgcatagaTCAAGgaaatattgaaaaagaacaaaaaaGTGTTACATTAAATAAAGAGAAAGAGcaaaatgatttaaataaaaatacttgTATTAAgattaagaaaaaatatacaaaaaataatgctTCCATGAAATCATCTTATCATACGAATAATCCTGattatagaaataataatggaaCAGAAATgcaattaaataatttaaatggGCTATGGAACATGAAAATGAATCGAAAcgatttaaattatatgctCCCTTACCAAAACATTGTATACCCAAATAATCCATATCATGATATTGCAAATATGGGAACCAACATTTATAGAAAGTATAATACCCATCAAATACTTAAGAcaaaaaacgaaaataaaaacaaaaacacTGCAGCAAATCGTAACATAGgtgaaaaatatgttatgaataaacaaaataatgcGACACTTAATGAAAAGGAGAAAAATGGCCAACAAGATACATCTACTGAGAAAGGAAAGATTCCAAATTTAGAAgttaataaagaaatacataaatttatagattattgtgtaaaaaattatggcaataaatatttgatgaatgttttaaatgaattttcATCAAATCATATAAACGATAATACTGAAGAATTGagtaaaatttttaaaattaatattaactctgaaaatttaaatgctATTGCATCTATAGAAAATGATgagaaagaaaaattttcatttttaagtaatgataataatatggataaaaatgtcgaaaaaaatattgaagaaATTTTCGATGAatcaaacaaaaatattatagaaGATTATGATAAGTTAAACAAATTGCtgaatgaaaataaaaacgatAAATCCAAAGAGGAAAACCAAAACAATAGAAATGTAGAGGATACCAAGCAGGATAAAGAAATTAGTAAACAAATGGATACagaaaaaatcgaaaaCGAAACTAAAGTAGATACATCGTGTGGAAATAACATGTTTGTagaaaacaataaaatgaatattacTATACCCCCTGGTTTAGGTTTACCAGATATAAACAGAGCTTTACTTCATGGTGCATATTTAGATAATATAACTGTTGTGAGAAAATGTTTAGAAAAAGTTGCTGAcattaattattatgataaaattggTAGGAGAGCCTTACATTATGCATGTGCAGGTGGATATTATGATATTTGTGAactgttaataaaaaatggagCTAAAGTAAATGTATctgattataaaaattggaCTCCATTACATATCGCAGTAACAAAAATGCATAAAGATATCAccgaattattattaaaaaataatgcaaatataaatgcTTTATTACCTCATTCATTGTCACCAAATAGAGGGAACACAACAGCTAGTATGTGCATACATTTTGCCGCTATCAAAGGAAATAAAGATATTACAAAACTTTTGCTTAAATATGGAGCAAAGATAAATGACACAGATTTATCAAATAGAACAGCTTTGCATTATGCTGCATATAGAAATAATTCagattatttaaaatttttaatttatgatgaaaaagcagatataaatatatttgatgtACATAACAGATTACCAATACATTCAGCCTGTTTAGGAGGAGTTTTagaaaatgttaaaattttagctaaaaataaaagttttattcaaaaaaaagatatatataatatgagTCCTTTAGATATAGCACGaatcaaaaaatttaaagatattaaaaaattcttaacaaaatatgtaaatgaaaattttaatccAAATGACCCAAATGGTTTTCTAAATGAGAAAATGGGCCCAATTAAAGCTGATAATgttgatgaaaaaaaagagtatgtaaaaataagtgaatctgaaaataataagaatgAACAAAACACATCTATagaatcaaaaaaaaatgaagatattGATAAAAAGGATATCGAGGAAGGAACAAAAAATGCTCATAGTGATGCAATAAATTCATTAGAAATAgttgatgaaaataaaatggatcctaaagaattatataatgataataaaatgataaaagaCATTTTAACAACAACTATTAGTACTATTTTGAAAGAACGAAATAAAGATCAAATTAAGAGAGTTGTTGATGCGTTAGGtgtttatatttcattaagtttattagaaaaaacCATTTTGATACAAAATTATGGAGGCATCGAATTAGCTAATAAACAAGGGAAAAGGACAACAGGcggcatatttttttatttaataaaatacatgtacaaaaatgatattatatCCAAGTTTAAATACGATTATATTGTTGAGGAGGAAaaggagaaaaaaaaaacgtacagaaaaataaagaagaaaatattacaaGAAGAGGAAAATGTGAAAGAAAATAGAAAAacaaatgtaaatatttccGAACATAATAATCTTAATGTTAAGAAAGATCGAAAagaatataacaaaaataatgaaaatatatctacaagcatgaaaaaaaaacaaaacaagAAAAACAACTTTGCacaaaatggaaaaaaaaaaggtatTTTGAAGAACAATTCAAATCAGGGCCAAGAAAatactaataaaaattattccaAGCTTAAAGAATTGgctgaaaaaaatgataaaaacgtcgaagaaaaaaaaaataacgtACAAACtcataatgataataataaattggAATCAAAACCCAGGGTCACATTAATTACTACTACCgttgataataataacaataatgaTAGTAACAATGGCAAATTTAACTTAAGCAATTATAATTACAcattaaaacaaaacaaagaATCAAAAACTACGTtgcataataataaaaacaaattaaatgaatttgttgaaaataatgaacaaaatgaatCAGAGGTAtcaaataacaaaaatgtGTTTGTTTTAAATGACACGCCTATTAGCGGAAACGAgtataaaaagaaaaagaaaaacagtaaaaacaaaaataaaaacaataataagaaaaataaaatgaaccAACAAGCCATGAATTTAAATAACAATAGCATAAACAATAATACCAATGATGCTGCAAAAGGACATATGAAACCCCATTATGGACATTTTGTTCAAAATTCATATTACAATTTTAGAGACTTTCATGGAATGCAAAATgcatcaaaaaaattttatcacataaataatactggaaataaaaactataaCTTTAACcataataacaattttatcaatggcaaaaatattaaaaaaacaaataattttaacaaGGATGTTATGCATTATCAGAACAATTTAATTTCttatttatcaaatttgCAAAATGCTGTATATGATTATATGGGAAacgaaaaatataactataataattatttaaacaatcaaaatatgcatttaaTGAACACCCCATACAAACTttatggaaataataatccTAAAATTATGCTAAACGAAATggattatcattattataatggctatccataa
- a CDS encoding schizont egress antigen-1: MTDNEDQNKEDLIYYINRYSVNDILGNLEENDKLTNYDENSGICEYEIPFLLENVDNNNNNNTKEHSDRNSVSSYFDDGTCSIISKNDEKHYIDKCEKDKMPKEKINIIFIQNKGEMNSFEDILSMNNASSENLENKLNDRFYQLCCKSIADVNTHNLNKTKNIVKDKKGTLNIEHIDYGDIFLTIRHRLRGREEKTNNMLNNNNNNDNNNNHLYSDMADSVISNWREIKNHENFIKYENYKEHEKEFIRRKLKKKCVNSLNGDKYFMANRKVFDYYRNNLDSYMTNGNEKDICKQENMSLHFLPKKRKSMNNSSLYNSQIIGQNEYILKNRTFLKKFYIKKNFKQQEHIHNDDYYCDDNHSENLYNDDIYNYNKNLSNRQGNLPSNDFIYSCEIQNKKNSIPHNICVDRNVITPRNSTWNNENEIHEEDMVYYHSQNKGKNSHYVEAENEIQSNHYCEDKNTNSFNEYVNEIDKLDENYNMFNKVEEDDNNNNKENFNIYDGDEIDNNEAFDIKIEENDDYETYNNELELEVEVDDGIGNNIPFNNNDNFVNSNKNEDLDNINNCEHVSNSNHTKYGEEDNEQKAPSITSKDDKDYFDLLIKKYEQTRMSINESSTASLSESIYLSKEGTKEPSLNAHEMLKIASNTKNDVNNKIECLNENLIDLKNNKEIINEGECFSNGFSIEKNDIEKENDNIVKLGSVYNNDKTEGERGNIGNKNEKVDLKDSDGYEKLLKNDMYDLYNIKMHDLNNLKSYDFEFSKNLLKNEIFFCGDNIKSDEINLNDNDINEKIDSLMNNYNIMKNKRDKFNEEENEIQNFLAELKADVTNQLNLNNGEDEQAFDLLNSFDINNNFDDFVGNFDDTNDNIAQNKSDIDNNKEFEHENDINHDYNDCGTYMDDIYNNNNGDDISRKGSRLKLSDLNDEKNLFPDVNSSFNTPIKSSELKRDSECQTNSPLIFSRSNRTPRKKSVEVILVKKKLKKRKEKESNISFENTTHDDYTVGTTTATSSINSKRRYPKRNRIKTLRYWIGERELTRRNPETGEIDVVGFSECKNLEELSPHIIGPVYYKKMYLRDVNNLHGKGNEDANNNIDRNDNTDEENEITIEINNGMYENEVYNKIQNKENSVNKNDNVSNILKKSINGSIHNRSDNDAITRNGKKKRKKFINVVNYIKKKTKKKLVKVIDKEVEQENENVDNRNTFSNNDNIINDITNVNHNSQNNLDQNFIAISNDFIENDDNIFFDAISLGDNAHINDIPEKSEEIIEAPGVDAIETTKVNGNEKEINLEKEINLEKEINLEKNKDVHVKKKLLDKKKKKKKKKNKGKEKEIDEMYKQLSFLNFNSFYSKGNEDKSKIEILKKTSTKKKGSKIDKEKVDEENDKHNKNSGKEAKELITKKKKAKNMKKNKKRNMQNKEMKNYYEYTNNEIEKFYNNPNDRIENEYNMGVDLEASIKTEEEKTEKIGELPILNSYTNEQYEHITNTNDITNSKSENFELHKNEDEEVEKLQTSTRRKKKKKSESLIHDTNELNKKRRKTDGNNSGELISINENDEIKNVDADKKINDKEGKYIKKVDKDTIMGSNGNNIDELNKDFEDNDQIKNIKKDEKKKETNTDGSNNMRNINLLEEIDANEKNSTLCLVTHNKKNNTNSQSFIIDKLKSYFNIKELINVKKQKTNNVILNTFENKQIINNNPIRISLSYPSSVELSVENRCNQTRNGQFPLIQKNLSNFKVDINLFCVQIFPNKAHSSNSYDKILIGYIYQGKKVKIYFKNQERYFEKDEFFYIPKYSPFKIVNISRDNCILYVYPINK, encoded by the exons atgacaGACAACGAGGatcaaaataaagaagatctgatatattacataaataGATACAGTGTCAATGATATATTGGGAAATttagaagaaaatgataagTTAACAaattatgatgaaaatagCGGAATATGTGAATATGAAATTCCATTTCTTTTGGAAAATGtcgataataataataataataatactaaaGAACATTCCGATAGAAATTCTGTATCTAGTTATTTCGATGATGGAACATGTTCGATTATTTctaaaaatgatgaaaaacattatatagacaaatgtgaaaaagacaaaatgccaaaggaaaaaataaatattatatttattcagaATAAAGGTGAAATGAATAGCTTTGAAGATATTTTATCCATGAATAATGCAAGCAGtgaaaatttagaaaacAAGTTAAATGATAGATTTTATCAACTATGTTGTAAAAGTATTGCTGATGTGAACACCcacaatttaaataaaactaaaaatattgtaaaagataaaaaaggGACATTGAATATTGAGCATATAGATTATggtgatatatttttaaccATTCGTCATCGTCTAAGAGGGCGTGAAGAAAAAACGAATAACATgctaaataataataataataatgataataataataatcatttatatagtGACATGGCTGATAGTGTTATTAGTAATTGGagggaaataaaaaatcatgaaaattttataaaatatgaaaactATAAAGAGCATGAAAAGGAGTTTATAAGGAGgaaattgaaaaagaaatgcGTCAATAGTTTAAATGgagataaatattttatggcCAATAGAAAAGTATTTGATTATTATCGTAATAATTTAGATAGTTACATGACTAATGGGaatgaaaaagatatatGCAAGCAAGAAAATATGTCTCTACATTTTTTACcaaaaaagagaaaatcAATGAATAATAGTTCTTTATACAATTCTCAAATAATTGgacaaaatgaatatattttaaagaatagaacatttttaaaaaaattttatataaaaaaaaattttaagcAACAAGAACATATCCATAATGATGATTATTATTGTGATGATAATCATAgtgaaaatttatataatgatgatatatataattataataaaaacttGAGTAATAGACAAGGTAATCTACCCAGCaatgattttatttattcatgtgaaattcaaaataagaaaaattcAATACcacataatatatgtgtCGATAGAAATGTAATAACCCCACGGAACAGTACATGGAATAATGAAAACGAAATTCACGAAGAGGATATGGTTTATTATCATTCTCAAAATAAGGGAAAAAATTCACATTATGTAGAAgcagaaaatgaaatacaATCAAATCATTATTGtgaagataaaaatacaaacaGTTTTAACGAATATGTTAATGAAATTGATAAACTcgatgaaaattataatatgtttaacAAAGTTGAAGAGGacgataataataataacaaagaaaattttaacATTTATGATGGTGATGAAATAGATAATAACGAAGCATTTGATATCAAAATcgaagaaaatgatgattATGAAACATATAACAACGAATTAGAATTAGAGGTAGAGGTAGATGATGGAATAGGTAATAATATtccatttaataataatgataattttgtaaattcaAATAAGAATGAAGATTtggataatataaataattgtgAACATGTTTCAAATTCAAATCATACAAAATATGGGGAAGAAGACAATGAGCAAAAAGCTCCATCAATAACCAGTAAAGATGATAAagattattttgatttactaataaaaaaatatgaacaaacTAGAATGTCAATTAATGAATCTAGTACAGCCTCACTTAGTGAAagtatttatttatcaaaaGAAGGAACAAAAGAACCTTCTTTAAATGCTCACGAAATGTTAAAAATCGCATCTAACACAAAGAAtgatgtaaataataaaattgaatgTTTGAATGAAAACTTAAtagatttaaaaaataacaagGAAATTATTAATGAAGGGGAATGTTTTAGTAATGGTTTTTCtatcgaaaaaaatgacatagaaaaggaaaatgataatatagtaaaattaggaagtgtatataataatgacaAAACAGAGGGGGAAAGAGGGAATATTGGaaacaaaaatgaaaaagtaGACTTAAAAGATAGTGATGGATATGagaaattattaaaaaatgacatgtacgatttatataatattaagaTGCATGATTTAAATAACTTAAAATCATATGATTTtgaattttcaaaaaatttattaaaaaacgagatttttttttgtggtgataatataaaaagtgatgaaataaatttaaatgataatgacATAAATGAAAAGATTGATTCACTAATGAACAATtacaatattatgaaaaacaaACGTGACAAATTTAATGAAGAAGAAAACGAAATTCAAAACTTTTTAGCAGAATTAAAAGCTGATGTAACTAATCAACTCAATCTAAATAACGGGGAAGATGAACAGGCTTTTGATTTGCTTAATTCGTTTGATATAAACAATAACTTTGACGATTTTGTTGGCAACTTTGATGATACAAATGATAACATAGCTCAAAATAAATCAGACATAGACAATAATAAAGAGTTCGAACAcgaaaatgatataaatcatGATTATAACGATTGTGGTACATATATggatgatatatataataacaataatggTGATGATATTTCGAGAAAGGGATCACGTCTGAAATTGTCTGATTTAAATGACGAAAAGAATTTATTTCCAGATGTCAACTCCTCTTTTAATACTCCTATAAAATCTTCTGAACTAAAGAGAGATTCAGAATGCCAAACAAATTCACcacttatattttctagAAGTAATAGAACTCCTAGGAAAAAAAGTGTAGAAGTAATATTagtaaagaaaaaattaaaaaaaagaaaagaaaaagaatcaaatatatcatttgaAAATACAACACATGATGATTATACTGTTGGTACAACTACTGCTACTAGTAGCATCAATTCGAAAAGAAGATATCCTAAAAGAAATAGAATAAAAACGTTGCGATACTGGATAGGTGAAAGGGAACTTACTAGAAGAAATCCTGAAACAGGCGAAATAGATGTTGTAGGTTTTAGTGAATGCAAAAATTTAGAAGAATTATCTCCTCATATTATTGGTCCagtttattataaaaaaatgtatttacGAGATGTGAATAATTTACATGGAAAAGGAAACGAAGATGCTAACAACAATATAGATAGAAATGATAATActgatgaagaaaatgaaataacGATAGAAATCAATAATGGAATGTATGAAAATGAAgtgtataataaaattcagAATAAAGAGAATTCTgtgaataaaaatgataatgtTAGTAacatattgaaaaaaagtataaatgGTAGCATTCATAATAGAAGTGATAATGATGCAATAACTAGAAATgggaaaaagaaaagaaaaaagttTATTAATGttgttaattatattaaaaaaaaaacaaaaaaaaaattagtcAAAGTTATAGATAAAGAAGTAGAGCaggaaaatgaaaatgtaGATAATCGTAACactttttcaaataatgataatataattaatgaCATAACAAATGTCAATCACAATtctcaaaataatttggatcaaaattttattgCAATTAGTAATGattttattgaaaatgatgacaatatttttttcgatgCGATTAGTCTTGGCGATAATGCTCACATAAATGATATTCCAGAAAAAAGCGAAGAAATTATTGAAGCACCAGGAGTAGATGCAATTGAAACGACTAAAGTTAATGGAAACGAAAAGGAAATCAATTTAGAAAAGGAAATCAATTTAGAAAAGGAAATCAATTTAGAAAAGAATAAAGATGTACATgtgaaaaagaaattattagataaaaagaaaaagaaaaaaaaaaagaaaaacaagGGAAAAGAAAAGGAAATAGACGAAATGTACAAGcaattatcatttttgaattttaaTTCGTTTTATTCTAAAGGAAATGAAgataaatcaaaaatagaaattttgaaaaaaacaagtaccaaaaaaaaagggagTAAAATTGATAAAGAAAAGGTAGATGAGGAAAATgataaacataataaaaattcggGAAAGGAAGCCAAAGAAttaattacaaaaaaaaagaaagccaagaatatgaagaaaaataaaaagagaaatatgcagaataaagaaatgaaaaattattatgaatatacaaataatgaaatCGAAAAGTTCTACAACAATCCAAATGATAGAATAGAGAATGAATACAATATGGGAGTCGATTTAGAAGCATCAATAAAAActgaagaagaaaaaacagaaaaaatTGGAGAGTTGCCCAttttaaattcatataCTAATGAGCAATATGAGCACATAACGAATACAAATGATATAACAAATTCGAAAAGTGAAAATTTTGAACTCCACAAAAATGAAGACGAAGAAGTGGAAAAGCTACAAACTTCTACACGtcgaaaaaagaaaaaaaaaagtgaaagTTTAATTCATGATACAAATGAATTGAATAAAAAGCGAAGAAAAACAGATGGAAATAATTCAGGGGAATTAATTTctattaatgaaaatgatgagataaaaaatgtagatgctgataaaaaaataaatgacaAAGAaggtaaatatataaagaaagtTGACAAGGATACAATTATGGGATcaaatggaaataatattgatgaATTAAATAAGGATTTTGAAGATAATgatcaaattaaaaatataaaaaaagatgaaaaaaaaaaagagacaAATACAGATGGTTCTAATAATAtgagaaatataaatttattagaaGAAATAGAtgcaaatgaaaaaaatagtacATTATGTTTGGTAACtcacaataaaaaaaataatacgaATAGTCAAAGTTTTATTAtagataaattaaaatcgTATTTCAATATAAAAGAGTTAATAAATGtcaaaaaacaaaaaacaaataatgtaatattaaatacttttgaaaataaacaaataataaataataatccTATACGTATTTCTCTTTCCTATCCTTCTAGTGTAGAATTATCAg TTGAAAATAGATGCAACCAAACAAGAAATGGACAATTTCCACTTATACAAAAG aaCTTAAGCAACTTCAAGGTAgacataaatttattttgtgttCAAATTTTCCCAAACAAAGCACATAGCTCGAATAgttatgataaaattttg ATTGGGTATATATATCAGGGAAAAAAGGTAAAGATTTATTTTAAGAACCAAGAAAGATATTTTGAAAAGGATGAGTTTTTTTACATACCCAAATACTCTCCTTTCAAAATTGTCAACATAAGCag ggacaattgtattttatatgtttatccaataaataaataa